One Tautonia rosea genomic window carries:
- a CDS encoding DUF1464 family protein, translating to MPRVVGTDPGTGSLDLLLLVDGLVVDQVRLPPSAPAGSLIEQLEHWQPLDLIAGPSGYGLPMVRSADVTANDLRWMSLVRPDERGQSLGVGGFSSWLDALVKSDLPVVFLPGGIHLPTIPAHRKVLTVDRGTADKVAVAALALRMDADARGRPPSQSTFAVVEIGSAFSAILIIENGALVDASAGSAGPIGVRSPGLWDGEAAYWLGPLSKRDLFRGGLDDLGENGRLAFVESLRKHLAGLCDLTPIDRIYLSGSAANRPDLALVVEETVARFGRCVRLDSLPGAWVKHAAQGAALLADGLQGGRHADLVESLRLRESSGTVLDGLAPLKRVVDEEKSPPA from the coding sequence ATGCCTCGCGTCGTCGGGACTGACCCCGGGACGGGGAGTCTTGACCTGCTGTTGCTGGTCGATGGGCTCGTGGTAGATCAGGTTCGCCTTCCGCCAAGTGCACCGGCGGGTTCGCTGATCGAGCAACTGGAGCACTGGCAGCCGCTTGATCTGATTGCGGGACCTTCGGGATACGGTTTACCGATGGTTCGATCGGCTGATGTGACCGCGAACGACCTGCGATGGATGAGCCTGGTGCGACCGGACGAGCGCGGCCAATCGCTCGGCGTGGGAGGCTTTTCGAGCTGGCTCGACGCGCTGGTGAAGTCGGACCTGCCAGTGGTCTTTCTGCCGGGGGGGATTCATCTGCCGACAATCCCCGCACACCGGAAGGTGTTGACCGTTGATCGCGGGACGGCCGACAAGGTGGCGGTGGCCGCGCTGGCCTTGCGGATGGATGCCGATGCGAGGGGTCGTCCGCCCTCGCAATCGACCTTTGCGGTGGTCGAGATCGGCTCGGCCTTCTCGGCGATTCTGATCATCGAGAACGGCGCACTCGTGGATGCCTCGGCAGGTTCGGCCGGGCCGATCGGGGTTCGATCACCGGGGCTCTGGGACGGCGAGGCGGCGTACTGGCTCGGCCCCTTGTCGAAACGGGATCTGTTTCGAGGGGGCCTGGATGACCTGGGGGAAAACGGCCGGCTTGCGTTCGTGGAGTCCTTGCGCAAGCATCTGGCGGGACTGTGTGATTTGACCCCGATTGATCGGATTTACCTTTCGGGATCGGCCGCGAATCGTCCCGATCTGGCCCTGGTTGTCGAGGAAACGGTGGCCCGATTCGGCCGGTGCGTTCGATTGGATTCTCTGCCTGGCGCGTGGGTCAAGCACGCGGCGCAGGGGGCGGCGTTGCTGGCCGACGGCCTCCAGGGAGGACGGCATGCCGATCTGGTGGAGTCGCTCCGGCTCCGGGAATCGTCGGGCACAGTGCTCGATGGGCTGGCGCCTCTGAAGCGAGTTGTAGATGAGGAAAAGTCACCGCCCGCTTGA
- a CDS encoding zinc metallopeptidase gives MIFDPVYFLFLAPAMLLAAWAQMRVKSAYAEGSEIRSSSGVTGAQAAAEVMRSEGLNRIDIEPVDGYLSDHYDPRHKVLRLSPGVYSERSLAALGIAAHEAGHALQDAQGYGPLAIRNLLVPVAGFGSNFAWIVMIVGFFMGSMNIIIGGIALFSAVVVFQLVNLPVEFDASRRAREHLMTTGLITAAEEPVVAKVLNAAAWTYVAATLSSILTLLYFLFRSGLLGGRSE, from the coding sequence GTGATTTTCGATCCTGTTTACTTTTTGTTCCTTGCCCCGGCGATGCTCCTGGCCGCCTGGGCACAGATGCGCGTGAAGTCCGCCTATGCCGAGGGCTCGGAGATTCGCTCCTCCTCCGGCGTGACCGGCGCCCAGGCCGCGGCCGAGGTCATGCGCTCCGAGGGGTTGAACCGCATCGACATCGAGCCGGTCGACGGCTACCTGAGCGACCACTACGACCCCAGGCACAAGGTCCTTCGCCTTTCCCCCGGCGTCTACAGCGAGCGTTCCCTCGCCGCGCTCGGCATCGCCGCGCACGAGGCCGGCCACGCCCTGCAAGACGCCCAAGGCTACGGCCCCCTGGCGATCCGCAACCTCCTGGTTCCGGTGGCCGGGTTCGGCTCAAACTTCGCCTGGATCGTGATGATCGTCGGCTTCTTCATGGGCTCGATGAACATCATCATCGGCGGCATCGCCCTGTTCTCGGCCGTCGTCGTCTTCCAGCTCGTGAACCTGCCGGTCGAGTTCGACGCCAGTCGCCGCGCCCGCGAGCACTTGATGACCACCGGCCTGATCACCGCCGCGGAAGAACCGGTCGTCGCCAAGGTCCTCAACGCCGCCGCCTGGACCTACGTGGCGGCCACCCTGTCGAGCATCCTTACCCTGCTCTACTTCCTCTTCCGCTCCGGCCTGCTCGGCGGCCGAAGCGAATAA
- a CDS encoding CPBP family intramembrane glutamic endopeptidase has product MPLDAADLKISMQTAWILVGMAGLVLLAIATAWAIAIERIWSGRPVIPTRSGRPVPWGGPQVFASFFLWQFATLAMAELLRALRGEEDEPNLVTAMSAVALINLAILIVVPGFLALWNQARAIDFGLVWDRVGRDLILGVLTAIFCLPLIYGVQLTAILIWPPTPHPLMEMLFAERSPWVMILGILSAVIFAPAAEELLFRGVLQGWLEKRFGVTRPTRADDEVSELSSNDLQPGLNPRVANLTALVVPAAVFAIVHFGQWPAPLPLFVLAIALGLLYRRTKSIVAPIAAHATFNGLSTIAMIVIVLMVPKVEPEVVPIPGEPGVSAPEEATVDAEAEPLQAGESANSEENPTR; this is encoded by the coding sequence ATGCCGCTCGACGCTGCTGATCTCAAGATCTCGATGCAAACGGCCTGGATCTTGGTGGGGATGGCAGGGCTGGTGCTGCTGGCCATTGCGACGGCCTGGGCCATTGCGATCGAGCGGATCTGGAGCGGCAGGCCAGTGATCCCGACCCGATCGGGAAGACCGGTGCCGTGGGGAGGGCCGCAGGTCTTTGCGAGCTTTTTCCTGTGGCAGTTTGCAACGCTGGCCATGGCCGAGTTGTTGAGAGCCCTTCGCGGTGAGGAAGACGAGCCGAACCTCGTCACGGCAATGAGCGCCGTCGCCCTGATCAATCTGGCCATCCTGATTGTGGTGCCGGGCTTCCTGGCACTCTGGAACCAGGCCCGAGCCATCGACTTCGGGCTCGTCTGGGACCGAGTCGGCCGTGATCTGATCCTTGGGGTGTTGACGGCGATCTTCTGCTTACCATTGATTTACGGTGTGCAGCTCACGGCCATTCTCATCTGGCCGCCGACCCCACACCCGCTGATGGAAATGCTGTTTGCGGAGCGCTCTCCGTGGGTGATGATCCTGGGAATTCTCTCGGCCGTGATCTTTGCACCGGCCGCGGAAGAGTTGCTGTTCCGGGGAGTCTTGCAGGGATGGCTGGAAAAGCGGTTCGGCGTGACGCGCCCGACGAGGGCGGATGACGAGGTCTCGGAGCTGAGTTCGAACGACTTGCAGCCCGGTCTCAATCCGCGCGTGGCCAATCTTACGGCGCTGGTGGTTCCTGCCGCAGTCTTTGCGATCGTCCATTTCGGGCAATGGCCCGCGCCGTTGCCGCTGTTCGTACTGGCAATCGCGCTGGGACTGTTGTACCGGAGAACCAAGAGCATCGTTGCTCCGATTGCCGCGCATGCCACCTTCAACGGCCTGAGCACGATTGCCATGATCGTCATCGTGCTGATGGTCCCCAAGGTGGAACCGGAGGTCGTGCCGATACCCGGGGAACCGGGAGTTTCGGCACCGGAGGAAGCGACGGTCGACGCGGAGGCCGAGCCGCTCCAGGCCGGAGAATCGGCGAACTCGGAGGAGAATCCCACGCGCTGA
- a CDS encoding NADP-dependent methylenetetrahydromethanopterin/methylenetetrahydrofolate dehydrogenase, with the protein MKTILLQLDTDPQPSVFDAVVAVDAGVDHLFRHGNVAPEQVRDLVYGGLFTRGPQDLKHTAVFIGGTDVARAEALLRAAKDAFFGPFRVSVLLDPNGANTTAAAAVLSAKAGFGGSLEGVKAAVLAATGPVGQRVARLLARQGAAVTVSSRKLDRAEAVARAIGEATGASLTPLAGVDADAMAEGLDGCQLIVSAGSAGVTLLPKSVRTTLSDLRVMIDLNAVPPLGIEGIEVHDRDADRDGVRTWGAIGVGGLKMKIHARAIRAMFEANDRILDAEEVFAIGEALG; encoded by the coding sequence ATGAAGACGATCCTCCTGCAGCTTGATACCGACCCGCAGCCGAGCGTCTTCGACGCCGTGGTCGCCGTGGATGCCGGGGTCGATCACCTGTTCCGGCACGGCAACGTCGCGCCGGAACAGGTTCGCGACCTCGTGTACGGTGGGCTGTTCACGAGGGGTCCGCAGGATCTGAAGCACACGGCCGTGTTCATCGGCGGGACGGATGTGGCCAGGGCCGAGGCGTTGCTGAGGGCGGCGAAGGACGCGTTCTTCGGCCCGTTTCGCGTCTCGGTGTTGCTCGACCCGAACGGGGCCAACACGACCGCAGCGGCGGCAGTACTGTCGGCCAAGGCGGGATTTGGCGGTTCGCTCGAAGGGGTGAAGGCGGCCGTGCTAGCCGCGACGGGACCGGTCGGCCAGCGGGTGGCACGGTTGCTCGCCCGACAGGGGGCCGCTGTCACGGTATCGTCTCGGAAGCTCGATCGGGCCGAAGCGGTGGCCCGGGCGATCGGCGAAGCAACCGGGGCGAGTCTTACCCCTCTCGCTGGGGTTGATGCCGACGCCATGGCCGAAGGGCTCGATGGCTGTCAGCTCATCGTCTCGGCAGGCTCGGCCGGGGTGACGCTCTTGCCGAAGTCGGTGCGGACGACGCTGAGCGACTTGCGGGTGATGATCGACCTGAACGCCGTTCCTCCGCTCGGGATCGAAGGAATCGAGGTCCACGACCGCGACGCCGACCGCGACGGTGTCCGCACGTGGGGGGCGATCGGCGTGGGCGGCTTGAAGATGAAGATCCACGCTCGGGCGATTCGAGCGATGTTCGAGGCCAACGACCGAATTCTCGACGCCGAAGAGGTCTTCGCGATTGGCGAAGCGCTCGGCTGA
- a CDS encoding ATP-grasp domain-containing protein, whose product MSRTVLIVGASVRAFAHSAIRAGFQPVAIDLFADWDLRSACEAHQVDPSTYPAALEGLSSTLPKAPWCYTGAIENHPDLIDRIARDRPLWGNPGEIVRRVRDPFSLATALRHASLPAIDVSRNARGLPADGSWLVKRVRSAGGAHIRPFDGHAPEPVEGIEYLQRRVIGPSGSAVFVGTSAGSARLIGVTRQWIGHDDAAFGYLGSVGPVRVPRQVRDQLRQIGAVLTGEFGLRGLFGVDFVLRNGLAWPVEVNPRPTASVEVLEWATGWSAIQDHADAFGAELSAEGHGTCSVRPHTKVGKLVVFAPLEGRVPDAIRWRGGNPRSGRLPRLADLPMPGTSFQTGQPVLTLLIAASSAASCRTRLIRRLIQWRARLRSWGEGFEPTSTATELG is encoded by the coding sequence GTGTCCAGGACGGTCTTGATCGTCGGGGCCAGTGTCCGAGCCTTCGCCCACTCGGCGATCCGGGCCGGGTTCCAGCCTGTTGCCATCGACCTATTTGCCGACTGGGACCTCCGGAGTGCCTGCGAGGCCCATCAGGTCGATCCCTCCACTTATCCCGCCGCCCTGGAAGGACTCTCGTCCACCTTGCCGAAGGCCCCCTGGTGCTATACCGGCGCCATCGAGAATCACCCCGACCTGATCGATCGCATCGCCCGCGATCGGCCCCTTTGGGGCAATCCCGGCGAGATCGTGCGTCGGGTCCGCGACCCGTTCTCCCTGGCTACCGCCTTGCGCCACGCCTCGCTGCCCGCGATTGACGTGAGCCGCAACGCACGGGGCCTCCCGGCCGACGGCTCCTGGCTGGTTAAACGGGTCCGATCGGCCGGCGGAGCCCACATCCGGCCCTTCGACGGTCATGCTCCCGAACCAGTCGAAGGAATCGAGTACCTCCAGCGCCGCGTGATCGGCCCGAGCGGCTCGGCCGTCTTCGTCGGAACCTCGGCGGGATCGGCCCGCCTGATCGGCGTCACGCGGCAGTGGATTGGCCACGACGACGCCGCGTTCGGCTACCTCGGCAGTGTCGGGCCAGTCCGGGTGCCTCGGCAGGTCCGCGATCAACTGCGGCAAATCGGTGCGGTTCTGACCGGAGAATTTGGCCTTCGAGGTCTCTTCGGCGTCGATTTCGTCCTTCGCAACGGGCTCGCCTGGCCGGTCGAGGTGAACCCAAGGCCCACCGCGTCGGTCGAGGTGCTCGAATGGGCGACCGGCTGGTCTGCGATTCAGGACCATGCCGACGCGTTCGGGGCCGAGCTCTCGGCCGAGGGGCATGGGACTTGCTCCGTTCGGCCTCACACAAAGGTCGGGAAGCTCGTCGTGTTTGCCCCGTTGGAGGGCCGAGTGCCGGACGCGATCCGCTGGCGGGGGGGCAATCCCCGATCCGGTCGGCTGCCGAGGCTCGCGGATCTCCCCATGCCGGGGACCTCGTTCCAGACGGGGCAGCCGGTGCTGACGCTCCTGATCGCTGCGTCGTCGGCTGCCTCGTGTCGGACCCGATTGATCCGTCGCCTGATCCAGTGGCGGGCCCGCCTGCGATCCTGGGGTGAGGGATTCGAGCCGACTTCCACCGCGACGGAACTCGGTTGA
- a CDS encoding ComEC/Rec2 family competence protein encodes MIAHRSRIACLFVSIAVLVPSAAKGQEQGLDLYFVDVLGGAATLIITPERESILIDSGWPGFDDRDPKRIVHVLKNVAGLDRLDHLVTTHWHTDHYGGVEGLAKLIPIGRYWDRGLPSDALEGLDFPDGPKDDNPLLVAYLNAAEGNRTVLKPGDTLPLAGEVSAVVLASGGKVLGCCEEGEGGTNARCDDLPADKAEDTSDNARSIALVVRLGAFDFLDCGDLTWNIERQLVCPVDQIRATDDRENDDHGIDVYQVTHHGLETSNHPTLIRTIQPTVTVMNNGPRKGGSASVVHLLKSIPSIQANYQMHRNVTTGPEDNTDPALIANDDPEGGQFLHIHVEPDGSAYSIRIGTNGEMKTFESK; translated from the coding sequence ATGATCGCCCATCGCTCGCGGATTGCCTGTTTGTTCGTTTCGATCGCCGTGCTCGTGCCGAGTGCCGCCAAGGGGCAGGAGCAGGGGCTTGATCTTTACTTCGTGGATGTGCTTGGAGGCGCAGCCACGTTGATCATCACTCCGGAACGCGAGTCGATCTTGATTGATTCCGGTTGGCCTGGGTTCGACGATCGCGACCCGAAGCGGATTGTGCATGTGTTGAAAAACGTCGCGGGTCTGGATCGGCTCGATCATCTGGTGACAACCCACTGGCATACCGACCATTACGGCGGGGTCGAGGGCCTGGCAAAGTTGATTCCGATCGGTCGCTACTGGGATCGAGGTTTGCCGTCGGATGCGCTGGAGGGGCTGGATTTTCCGGACGGGCCAAAGGACGACAACCCGTTACTTGTGGCGTATCTGAACGCCGCCGAGGGAAACCGGACCGTGTTGAAGCCGGGCGACACGCTCCCTTTGGCAGGCGAGGTATCGGCCGTCGTGCTGGCGTCGGGCGGGAAGGTGCTGGGCTGCTGCGAGGAAGGCGAAGGGGGGACCAATGCTCGGTGCGACGACCTGCCCGCCGACAAGGCCGAGGACACCTCGGACAACGCCCGAAGCATCGCGCTGGTCGTTCGACTCGGTGCGTTTGACTTCCTCGATTGCGGCGATCTGACCTGGAACATCGAGCGGCAGCTAGTGTGCCCGGTCGATCAGATTCGAGCGACGGACGATCGAGAGAACGACGATCATGGGATCGACGTGTATCAGGTCACGCATCATGGGCTGGAAACGTCAAATCATCCGACCTTGATTCGAACGATTCAGCCCACGGTGACCGTGATGAACAACGGCCCGCGCAAAGGAGGGTCGGCATCGGTGGTGCATCTCCTGAAATCGATTCCGAGCATCCAGGCCAACTACCAGATGCACCGCAACGTAACCACCGGACCCGAGGACAACACCGATCCGGCGCTGATTGCCAACGATGACCCCGAGGGGGGCCAGTTTCTCCATATTCACGTCGAGCCGGACGGATCGGCGTATTCCATCCGGATCGGAACGAATGGAGAGATGAAAACGTTCGAATCAAAGTAA
- the fae gene encoding formaldehyde-activating enzyme, translating to MASDHTLLVGEALVGDGNEVAHIDLMIGTKTGPVGAAFANALANQSHGHTNLLAVLEPNLAVKPATVLITKVTIKGLDQAVLMFGPAQYAVAKAVADCVAEGTIPADKAEDLCIVCGVFIHPAAQDKAKINQFNYEATKLSIERAMKGEPAASEVVQKKDSASHPFA from the coding sequence ATGGCAAGCGATCATACCCTGCTCGTCGGAGAGGCCCTTGTTGGTGATGGCAACGAGGTCGCCCACATTGACCTGATGATCGGCACCAAGACCGGGCCGGTCGGGGCGGCCTTCGCCAATGCGCTGGCCAACCAGTCGCACGGCCACACCAACCTGCTGGCCGTCCTGGAGCCGAACCTGGCCGTCAAGCCGGCCACCGTGCTGATCACCAAGGTCACGATCAAGGGGCTCGATCAGGCCGTCCTGATGTTCGGCCCTGCTCAGTATGCCGTGGCCAAGGCCGTGGCCGACTGCGTGGCCGAGGGGACCATTCCGGCCGACAAGGCCGAGGACCTCTGCATCGTGTGCGGCGTCTTCATTCACCCGGCCGCACAGGACAAGGCCAAGATCAACCAGTTCAACTACGAGGCCACCAAGCTCTCGATCGAGCGCGCCATGAAGGGCGAGCCGGCCGCCTCGGAAGTGGTTCAGAAGAAGGACTCGGCGTCGCACCCGTTCGCCTGA
- a CDS encoding lysophospholipid acyltransferase family protein has product MFPKPARVKRRNRFVDYAAYLGVRMVVFIAQSLSMRQSYALADAIAALVYKIDKRHRQVAMENLRHAFGDEYTDEQRDQIVRGVYRHFLRMVMEMLHIPKRLHLTTWRKFITLKGHGPVIERLLKGGPMIMLTGHYGNWEMAGYLFGAFGFPPHSVARVLDNPYLERYLKEFREQTGQKMIAKRGGSDEMLDVLQSGGLLSMLGDQDAGPKGLFVDFFGRPASTFKAIALLAIEFNAPIVVGGARRVGDDFQYLVEVEEIIDVNTDDASPDFIRELTQRYTAALERMVRRDPTQYLWLHRRWKNQPKAKRSKAAA; this is encoded by the coding sequence ATGTTCCCCAAGCCCGCCCGCGTCAAGCGTCGCAACCGGTTCGTCGACTACGCCGCGTATCTCGGTGTGCGGATGGTCGTCTTCATCGCGCAGTCGTTGTCGATGCGCCAGTCGTACGCCCTGGCCGATGCCATCGCCGCCCTCGTCTACAAAATCGACAAACGCCATCGGCAAGTCGCCATGGAAAATCTCCGGCACGCCTTCGGTGATGAGTACACCGACGAACAACGCGACCAGATCGTCCGAGGGGTCTATCGGCATTTCCTCCGCATGGTGATGGAAATGTTGCACATCCCCAAACGCTTGCACCTGACCACCTGGCGCAAGTTCATCACCCTCAAGGGGCACGGACCGGTGATCGAGCGTCTGCTCAAGGGGGGGCCGATGATCATGCTTACCGGCCATTATGGCAACTGGGAGATGGCCGGCTACCTCTTCGGCGCCTTCGGCTTCCCACCGCATTCGGTGGCCCGAGTGCTCGACAACCCGTACCTCGAGCGCTACCTGAAGGAGTTCCGCGAGCAGACCGGCCAGAAGATGATCGCCAAGCGTGGCGGCTCCGACGAGATGCTCGACGTCCTCCAGTCCGGCGGCCTCCTCTCCATGCTCGGCGATCAGGACGCCGGTCCGAAGGGCTTGTTCGTCGACTTCTTCGGACGACCCGCCTCCACCTTCAAGGCTATTGCCCTGCTCGCCATCGAGTTCAACGCCCCGATCGTCGTCGGCGGCGCGCGTCGGGTCGGAGACGACTTCCAGTACCTCGTCGAGGTCGAGGAGATCATCGACGTCAACACCGACGACGCCTCCCCCGACTTCATCCGCGAGCTGACCCAGCGCTACACCGCCGCCCTCGAACGCATGGTCCGGCGCGATCCGACCCAGTATCTCTGGCTCCATCGCCGCTGGAAAAACCAGCCGAAGGCCAAACGATCGAAGGCCGCCGCCTGA
- a CDS encoding type II toxin-antitoxin system HicA family toxin, translated as MAWKKTLVRVLRGTADSSIRFDEVRLLLEHPGFEERIRGGHHIFTREGIEEILNLQPRGALAKAYQIKQVRDVIVQYQLAGNDDEHKFTL; from the coding sequence ATGGCATGGAAGAAAACGCTCGTCCGGGTTCTCCGAGGGACAGCCGACTCCTCGATCCGATTTGACGAGGTTCGGCTGTTACTGGAACACCCTGGATTCGAGGAACGAATTCGAGGAGGCCATCACATCTTTACGCGAGAAGGGATTGAGGAGATCCTCAATCTCCAACCTCGTGGAGCTTTAGCCAAGGCCTACCAGATCAAGCAAGTTCGAGACGTGATCGTTCAATATCAATTGGCGGGGAACGACGATGAACACAAATTCACGTTATGA
- the tyrS gene encoding tyrosine--tRNA ligase yields MLPAAEQLELLRRGIDAITPEPDFVKMLDHSVQTGTPLRVKYGIDPTGIDVHLGHTVPLRKLRQFQDLGHTAVIIIGNYTALVGDPSGRDETRAALTEAQVEANAKDYLEQVGKIIDLDRAEVHRNGDWFSTWSFLDVLDLCRRMTLGQISARDDFSKRIAAEKPVYLHECLYPLMQGWDSVEIRADVELGGTEQLFSLLVARDLQQARGQRPQVAITLPILVGTDGHRRMGKSLGNYIGVAEPPETQFGKVMSIPDEPMRQFFTLLTNLPMAEVEQLLAPGVNPRDAKEALGKAIVSQYYGPEAAEAAALAFRRRAAGEDPDEIPEVTLPRDQLDGDGKIPLPRLIVALNLESSTSNARRVIEGGGVTLGPDRAVAKDPKQAIAVEDGLIVRVGKRKIARVKLS; encoded by the coding sequence ATGCTTCCTGCCGCCGAGCAACTCGAACTCCTCCGCCGGGGGATCGACGCGATCACCCCCGAGCCCGACTTCGTGAAGATGCTGGACCACTCGGTCCAGACCGGAACCCCCTTGCGCGTCAAGTACGGCATCGACCCGACCGGTATCGACGTCCACCTCGGCCACACGGTCCCCCTCCGCAAGCTCCGGCAATTTCAGGACCTCGGCCATACCGCCGTGATCATCATCGGCAATTATACTGCCCTCGTCGGCGATCCCTCCGGCCGAGACGAGACCCGAGCCGCCCTCACCGAGGCTCAGGTCGAAGCCAATGCCAAGGACTATCTCGAACAGGTCGGCAAGATCATCGATCTCGACCGTGCCGAGGTCCACCGAAACGGTGACTGGTTCTCGACCTGGTCGTTTCTCGACGTGCTCGACCTCTGCCGACGCATGACCCTCGGGCAGATCTCTGCCCGAGACGACTTTTCCAAACGCATTGCCGCCGAAAAACCCGTCTATCTCCACGAATGCCTCTACCCCTTGATGCAAGGCTGGGATTCGGTCGAGATCCGGGCCGATGTCGAACTCGGAGGGACCGAGCAACTCTTTAGCCTCCTCGTCGCCCGAGACTTGCAACAGGCTCGCGGCCAGCGCCCTCAGGTGGCCATCACCCTGCCGATCCTCGTCGGCACCGACGGCCACCGCCGCATGGGCAAGAGCCTCGGCAACTACATCGGGGTGGCCGAGCCTCCCGAGACCCAGTTCGGGAAGGTCATGAGCATCCCCGACGAGCCGATGCGGCAATTCTTTACCCTGCTCACCAACCTGCCGATGGCCGAGGTCGAGCAACTGCTCGCTCCTGGCGTCAATCCCCGAGACGCCAAGGAAGCCCTCGGCAAGGCGATCGTCTCCCAGTACTACGGCCCCGAGGCCGCCGAGGCCGCCGCCCTCGCCTTCCGCCGCCGCGCCGCCGGAGAAGACCCCGATGAGATCCCCGAGGTCACGCTCCCCCGCGATCAGCTCGATGGCGACGGGAAGATCCCCCTGCCCCGTCTGATCGTCGCCCTGAACCTCGAATCGAGCACCTCGAACGCCCGCCGGGTCATCGAAGGCGGTGGCGTGACCCTTGGTCCCGACCGCGCTGTTGCCAAAGATCCGAAGCAGGCCATCGCCGTCGAGGACGGGTTGATCGTCCGCGTCGGCAAGAGGAAGATTGCGCGGGTGAAGCTCTCTTAA
- a CDS encoding Gfo/Idh/MocA family protein, whose translation MAEHGIGFVGCGMIAEFHTKAINEIPNARVVAAFDPVRERAEKIVGMAEGGDVAVFDTLDAMLAHPGVTVVSVCTPSGAHMDPAVAAAKAGKHVVVEKPLEITLPRCDAIIEACDSTGVRLCTIFPSRYSAANGRLKEAIEVGRFGRLTLGDTYIKWWRTQEYYDSGGWRGTWALDGGGALMNQSIHNVDLLIWMMGEIETVTALAATLAHERIEVEDTVVAAIRFKNGALGVIEAATSAYPGLSKRIEIHGDRGSARIEQDDITLWEFQEKVPSDNDIIAAMAKAGATGGGSDPRGISHAGHRDQLSDFLAAIDENRPPFVDGKEGRKAVEVIRAIYKSAAEGGKPVTLPLHDA comes from the coding sequence ATGGCCGAACATGGCATTGGATTCGTCGGCTGCGGCATGATCGCCGAGTTCCACACCAAGGCGATCAACGAGATCCCGAACGCCCGTGTCGTGGCCGCGTTCGACCCTGTCCGCGAGCGGGCCGAGAAGATCGTCGGCATGGCCGAGGGGGGAGACGTGGCCGTCTTCGACACCCTCGACGCCATGCTAGCCCACCCCGGCGTCACCGTCGTCAGCGTCTGCACCCCCAGCGGCGCCCACATGGACCCCGCCGTTGCCGCCGCGAAGGCTGGCAAGCACGTCGTGGTCGAGAAGCCCCTTGAAATCACTCTCCCTCGATGCGACGCGATCATCGAGGCCTGCGACTCGACCGGCGTCCGCCTTTGCACGATCTTCCCCTCGCGCTATTCCGCCGCTAATGGCCGCTTGAAGGAGGCGATCGAGGTGGGCCGCTTCGGCCGCTTGACCCTCGGCGACACCTACATCAAGTGGTGGCGGACCCAGGAATACTACGACTCCGGCGGCTGGCGCGGCACCTGGGCGCTCGACGGCGGCGGGGCGCTCATGAACCAATCCATTCATAACGTCGACCTGCTCATCTGGATGATGGGCGAGATCGAGACCGTCACCGCCCTGGCCGCCACCCTCGCCCACGAGCGGATCGAGGTCGAGGACACCGTCGTCGCCGCCATCCGCTTCAAGAACGGCGCCCTCGGCGTCATCGAGGCCGCCACCAGTGCCTACCCCGGCCTCTCGAAGCGGATCGAGATCCACGGAGACCGCGGCTCGGCCCGGATCGAGCAGGACGACATCACCCTCTGGGAGTTCCAGGAGAAGGTCCCCAGCGACAACGACATCATCGCCGCCATGGCCAAGGCCGGCGCCACCGGCGGCGGCTCCGACCCCCGCGGCATCTCCCACGCCGGCCACCGCGACCAGCTCTCCGACTTCCTCGCCGCCATCGACGAAAACCGTCCCCCCTTCGTCGACGGCAAGGAAGGGCGCAAGGCCGTCGAGGTCATCCGCGCCATCTACAAATCCGCCGCCGAAGGGGGCAAGCCGGTAACCTTGCCTCTGCACGACGCGTGA
- a CDS encoding type II toxin-antitoxin system HicB family antitoxin, whose protein sequence is MNTNSRYEVILYWSDADQAFIAEVPELPGCAADGLSYREALDAVEVVIAQWIETAKELGRPIPKPRGRLIFA, encoded by the coding sequence ATGAACACAAATTCACGTTATGAAGTCATTCTCTATTGGAGCGATGCAGACCAGGCGTTCATCGCCGAGGTCCCCGAACTCCCCGGATGTGCCGCGGACGGCCTTTCCTATCGAGAAGCGCTCGATGCAGTTGAGGTGGTGATCGCTCAATGGATCGAGACAGCGAAGGAACTCGGCAGGCCTATTCCAAAACCTCGGGGTCGTTTAATATTCGCTTGA